TGGCCTCCCCGATCGTGGCCGGCCTGGCCGCCTGGGGCGCCACCAAGCTGGCGTACGCGATCACCCGCCGGGGCAACGAGAAGACCACCACCAAGGCCTTCAAGACCGGCCAGATCGCCTCCTCCTCGCTGATCTCGCTGGCGCACGGCACCAACGACGCGCAGAAGACCATGGGCATCATCACCCTGACGCTGGTCTCGGTCGGCGCCCTGCCCAAGGGCGCACTGCCCCCCACCTGGGTGATCGTCGGCGCCGGCGCGGCCATCGCACTCGGCACCTACATGGGCGGCTGGCGGATCATCCGCTCGATGGGCAAGGGCCTGGCCGACATCCAGCCGCCGCAGGGCTTCTCCTCCGAGACGGCGGCCGCCGCGGTCATCCTGACCTCGTCGCACATGGGCTACGGCCTCTCCACCACCCAGGTCTGCTCCGGCGGCATCATGGGCGCCGGCCTCGGCGGCCCGAAGCGTGAGCTCAACTGGAGCATGGCCCGCCGGATGGTCTACACGTGGGGCCTGACCCTGCCCGCCGCCGCCTCGGTGGCCGGCCTGGCCGCCTTCGTCGCCGACCAGGGCACCTGGGGCGTCGTCGTGGTCGGTGCGGCCCTGGTGGCCGGCTCGGGCGCGATGTACCTGGTCTCCCGCCGCCAGCCGGTGCACGCCGGCAACGTCCACGACGCCGCGGCGGTCGAGGTCACCCCGGTGCCCACCCCGGCGGCCCCCGCGCCCGTCCAGACCACCGTCGCGGCCTGAGGAGCAACGCCATGAACATCAAGTGGAACGCGCTGGCCCAGACCGCCGGCATCAGCTTCGGCATCACCGTCGCCGTGGTGACGGTCTTCGCCCTCGGCATCCTGGCCCTGTCCCGCCGGGAGGCCGTCCTGGAGGCCGCCGGCGGCTCCGGCGGCCAGGGCACCGGCCGGGCCAACGCGGCGCTCGCCGGCGCCACGGCCTGCTTCGCCGCCTGCGCGGCGGTGGTGGTCTACGGACTGTCACTGATCGCCGGGTAGTCACACCCGTACGCCGAACGGCCGGGGCGGTCATCCGCCCCGGCCGTTCGGCGTTCCCGGGGGCGGTGGCGTCCCCGACCGAAACGGGGCTCCCCGGCCGGTGGGTCTTCCGGGACCTCTCGCGCTCCCGGGGCCGGGGGTCCACGGCCGTACGGGGCTCCCCGGCCGGTGGCGTCCACGGCCGTACGGGGATCTCGCGCCGGTGGCGTCCACGGGCTTCCGGCCCCGCCGTACGACCCGTCGGCGGCCGCCGGCGGCCCGCTCCCGGACCCCCGGCCGCCCCGCGGGGCCATCCCGGCAGCGGGGCCCGCCGCCGCCTCGGCGTACGGCGAAGGGCCGGCCGCGGATCTCTCCACGACCGGCCCCGGGGGCGCGGGTCTCAGCTCTGCGGGCCGCCGCGCAGCGGAATCTCCCGGATGAAGAGCACCACCAGGAAGGCCAGCAGCGCGAACGGCGCCGCGACCAGGAACACCACACCGACGCCGTGCCCGAACGCGTCGGTCACCAGCGGGACGACCGGCGCGGGCAGCGCGTGCAGGTCCGGGATCTCGCCGCCGCCGGCCGCGCCGGCGTGCCCGGCCGGGACGCCGGCCGCGGCCAGGTTCTCGGTCAGGTAGTGCCCGACCCGGTTGGTCATCAGCGCGCCGAGGGCCGAGACCCCCATCGCACCGCCCATGGTGCGGAAGAAGGTGACCGCCGAGCTGGCGGCGCCGAGCTCCTCCCGCGGCACGGTGTTCTGCACCGCGAGGACGAGGTTCTGCATGGTGAGGCCGAGGCCGATGCCGGTCAGCACCATGTAGAGGGAGAGCGCGCCGTAGCCGGTGTCGTCCCGGACGGTGCCGAGCAGGCCGAAACCGACGGCCAGCAGGAACGTCCCGACGACCAGGTAGGCCTTCCACTTCCCGTACCGGGTGATCAGCTTGCCGGCGACGGTGGAGGAGACGGCCAGGCCGAGGATCATCGGCAGCGTCATCAGGCCGGCCGCGGTGGGGGACTTCTCGCGGGCGAGCTGGAAGTACTGGCTGAGGAAGGTCGTCGCGCCGTACATCCCGACGCCGACCAGCACGCTGGCGATCGCGGCCAGGGTGACGGTGCGGTGCCGGAAGAGCGAGAGCGGGATGATCGGCTCGGCGGCGCGGCCCTCGACCAGCACGGCGAGCGCGCCGAGCAGCAGGCCGCCGCCGACCATGGCCAGGGTCTGCCAGGAGAGCCAGGCGTAGTTCTTCCCGGCCAGCGTGATCCAGATCATCAGCAGGCTGACGGCGCCGGTGATGACGGTGGCACCGAGGTAGTCGATCTTCGCCTTGCGCCGGACCACCGGCAGCCTCAGGGTCCGCTGCAGGACGAGGATGGCGACCAGCGAGAACGGGATGCCGACGTAGAAGCACCAGCGCCAGCCGAGCCAGTCGGTGTCGACGATGACGCCGCCGATCAGCGGGCCGCCGATGGTGGCGAGGGCGAAGACGGCACCGAAGTAGCCGCTGTAGCGTCCTCGCTGGCGCGGCGGGACCATCGCGGCCAGGCAGATCTGGGCCAGCGCGGTGACGCCGCCGGCGCCTATCCCCTGCAGGATCCGGCAGGCGATCAGCTCGGCGGTGTTCTGGGAGAGCCCGGCGAGTGCCGAGGAGACGATGTAGATCACCAGGGCGATCTGGACCAGCAGCTTCTTGCTGACCAGGTCGGAGAGCTTGCCCCAGATCGGGGTGGAGGCCGTCAGCGAGAGCAGGGCGGCGGTGATCACCCAGGTGTAGGCGGACTCGCCGCCGTGCAGGTCGGTGAGGATCCGCGGCAGGGCGTTGGAGACGACCGTCGAGGAGAGCACCGCGACGAAGAGCCCGAGCAGCAGCCCGGAGAGGGCTTCGAGGACCTGGCGGTGGGTCATCGGGGCATCGTCGTCGGTGGCGGCTCCGGTCGGAACGGGGGTGGTGACGGTCATCGGGGTCCTTCGACTTTGACGCGAAATTCGTTGCCTTGAGCAACCATAGGATGAATGGTTGACTCGGGCAACTTTATTCAAGCCTAAGTAAAATCCTCGGCCGGCCATGGGCCGCACCGATGGTTCATCCCCACCTGAACCCTGAACCCTGAACCCTGAGCCCTGAACCGCGACGGGCCCGCCGCCCGCGACAGCGAAACCCGGCAACCCGCACGACTGCACGACTGCACGCAGCACAGTCGTGTGGCCCCGGCTCAGTCCTCCAGCGACTCGCCGGTCAGCTCGTTGAACCGCTCCAGCAGGTCGGCGAAGCGCAGCACGTCGTCCTGCGGCCAGGTCGCCAGCAGTTCGCGGAACCGTCCAGTCCGGGAGTTGCGGACCCGCAGATAGCGCTCCGCGCCGTCCTCGGTGAGCGAGACCAGCGACGCCCGGCGGTCCAGCGGGTCGGCCTCCCGGGCAACCAGGCCGATCTCCTCCAGCGCCTTGATCTGCCGGCTGACGGTGGCCTTGCCGACCGAGAAGTGCGCGCCGATGTCGGTCAGCCGCACCCGGCCGGCCTGCTCGACGAAGCCGAGCATGCTGTACGCCATGCCCTCCAGCTCCGGGTGCACCTGGCGGGACAGCTCCGCCACCTTGGCCCGGCCCCGCCGGAACAGCAGCGCAATCTCCCGCTCCACCGACAGCAGAGCCTGCTCGTCACTCACCGGGCCAGTATCCCGCAGGCATCGGCGCGGGATTGGCGGGCAGGCAAGTAGCTGATGGTACGAAGTATCCGATTGGTACCTAAAAGTGAGGAGATGTCGATGGCCGCCTCCGGGCAGGGGTTCGTCGCGGAGTTCAAGGACGCGGTGACCCCTCGCGCAGCACTGCTGGTGATCGCCGTCCTCCTGCTCCAGCTGGGCTTCATCGTGTCGTACGTCGGTGCCCTGCATCACCCGAGCCCGCATCAGCTCTCGATCTCGGTGGTCGCCCCGCCCGAGGTGCAGCCGAAGCTGGTCGCCGCGCTGGAGGCGGTGCCGGACGACGCGGTGAAGGCGGGGACGGTGGCCGACCCGGCCGAGGCGACCGCCCTGATCAAGGATCAGAAGATCTACGCTGCCCTGGTCTTCGACCCGGCGGGCACCCAGGACACCCTGCTGGTCGCCGACGCCCGCGGCCCGGCCGCCGCGCGGGCCGCCGAGGAGATCGCCACCGGCATCGCGAAGGGCCAGGGCCGTACGGTCGTCGTCCAGGACGTGGTGCCGCTCGCGCCGGGGGACGCCGAGGGCCTCTCCTCCTTCTACCTGGTGATCGGTTGGTGCGTCGGCGGTTACCTGGTCGCCTCGATCCTCGGCATCAGCGCCGGCTCCCGGCCGGCCAGCACCGGACGCGCGGTGATCCGGCTGGGCACCCTGGCGCTCTACTCGGTCGCCGCCGGCATCGGCGGCGCGCTGATCGTCGGCCCGGTGCTGGACGCGCTGCCCGGTTCCACCTGGGGGCTGCTGGGCCTCGGCAGCCTGGTGGTGTTCGCGGTCGGCGCGTTCACCATGGCCCTGCAGTGCCTGTTCGGCATCGTCGGCATCGGGCTGGCGGTGCTGGTCTTCGTGGTGCTCGGCAACCCGAGTGCGGGCGGGGTCTTCCCTCCGCCGCTGATGCCGGCCTTCTGGCGGGCGATCGGCGCCTGGATCCCGAACGGCGCGGGCACCGACGTGGCCCGCTCGATCGCCTACTTCGACGCGACCGGGATCGTCGTACCGCTGATGGTGCTGGTGGCCTGGGCGGTGGTGGGCGTGGCCGTCACGCTGCTCGCGGTGTCCTTCCGGCCGGGGCGCGAGGAGCAGCGGACGCCCGGCCAGGAGCAGGAACCGGCCCCGGTTTGAGCGGCCCCGGCCACCCCGGCCGGCGCCGGACCGGACGGCCCGTCGGATCCGTCCGGCGGGTCAGCCGGCCCGTCC
The sequence above is a segment of the Kitasatospora sp. NBC_00240 genome. Coding sequences within it:
- a CDS encoding MDR family MFS transporter codes for the protein MTVTTPVPTGAATDDDAPMTHRQVLEALSGLLLGLFVAVLSSTVVSNALPRILTDLHGGESAYTWVITAALLSLTASTPIWGKLSDLVSKKLLVQIALVIYIVSSALAGLSQNTAELIACRILQGIGAGGVTALAQICLAAMVPPRQRGRYSGYFGAVFALATIGGPLIGGVIVDTDWLGWRWCFYVGIPFSLVAILVLQRTLRLPVVRRKAKIDYLGATVITGAVSLLMIWITLAGKNYAWLSWQTLAMVGGGLLLGALAVLVEGRAAEPIIPLSLFRHRTVTLAAIASVLVGVGMYGATTFLSQYFQLAREKSPTAAGLMTLPMILGLAVSSTVAGKLITRYGKWKAYLVVGTFLLAVGFGLLGTVRDDTGYGALSLYMVLTGIGLGLTMQNLVLAVQNTVPREELGAASSAVTFFRTMGGAMGVSALGALMTNRVGHYLTENLAAAGVPAGHAGAAGGGEIPDLHALPAPVVPLVTDAFGHGVGVVFLVAAPFALLAFLVVLFIREIPLRGGPQS
- a CDS encoding MarR family transcriptional regulator — translated: MSDEQALLSVEREIALLFRRGRAKVAELSRQVHPELEGMAYSMLGFVEQAGRVRLTDIGAHFSVGKATVSRQIKALEEIGLVAREADPLDRRASLVSLTEDGAERYLRVRNSRTGRFRELLATWPQDDVLRFADLLERFNELTGESLED
- a CDS encoding inorganic phosphate transporter — encoded protein: MEHISFLVAVVIITALAFDFTNGFHDTANAMATSIATGALRPKVAVTIAAVLNFAGAFLSVKVATTISGGIVNEKAGIHPSIIFAALVGAILWNLLTWLRGLPSSSSHALYGGLIGATIVGVGFNGVNFNTVVTKILIPAVASPIVAGLAAWGATKLAYAITRRGNEKTTTKAFKTGQIASSSLISLAHGTNDAQKTMGIITLTLVSVGALPKGALPPTWVIVGAGAAIALGTYMGGWRIIRSMGKGLADIQPPQGFSSETAAAAVILTSSHMGYGLSTTQVCSGGIMGAGLGGPKRELNWSMARRMVYTWGLTLPAAASVAGLAAFVADQGTWGVVVVGAALVAGSGAMYLVSRRQPVHAGNVHDAAAVEVTPVPTPAAPAPVQTTVAA
- a CDS encoding DUF3533 domain-containing protein, with the protein product MAASGQGFVAEFKDAVTPRAALLVIAVLLLQLGFIVSYVGALHHPSPHQLSISVVAPPEVQPKLVAALEAVPDDAVKAGTVADPAEATALIKDQKIYAALVFDPAGTQDTLLVADARGPAAARAAEEIATGIAKGQGRTVVVQDVVPLAPGDAEGLSSFYLVIGWCVGGYLVASILGISAGSRPASTGRAVIRLGTLALYSVAAGIGGALIVGPVLDALPGSTWGLLGLGSLVVFAVGAFTMALQCLFGIVGIGLAVLVFVVLGNPSAGGVFPPPLMPAFWRAIGAWIPNGAGTDVARSIAYFDATGIVVPLMVLVAWAVVGVAVTLLAVSFRPGREEQRTPGQEQEPAPV